In bacterium, the following are encoded in one genomic region:
- a CDS encoding peptide ABC transporter substrate-binding protein, with protein MRPGLGLLALPLLALLGIGLTFRASFQDPADFTFVNGTEPTTLDPGLMTGEPEGRIASALFEGLTIRDPATLRPAPGVAERWEISPDGTRYVFHLRRDARWTDGLPVTAHDFAYAWRRLQLPEHGGEYAYILHGVRGAEALNRDEARAEAIRGPIRRAVEDLGNGSIDPKTWQKLIAEHDLVTTVRGTPDPVLRAGLDSPPDDRANFLAALSAEADRRSARALHARDHYGVDLGVVATDDYTLVVELVAAIPYFLELTAFYPAYPLPRQLLEVPGNERDWFLPEKIVSNGPFELGAWRIGDRIRLRRSDTYWNRESIPSSTIDALPLENVTTALNLYLSGEVDWIPRYPTDLVDALSERSDHYAHAGFITYYYRINTRRPPLNDARVRKALALAIDRETIVREVLRLGEVPALHLVPPGIPGYAPPPTALGLDPERARALLAEAGFPDGRGFPEIGILYNTLESHKKIAELIADQLARHLGITIKPYNQEWQSYLATMRAGEYDLGRAGWIGDYLDPNTFLDLWVTNGGNNQTGWSHPVYDRLIAAAGNVDGYAREPFMDGLAEPGKAMALLAAANEAPDTAGRRETLAALRLQLLREAERILVEEELPILPIYFYVVNGLVRPEVEGFYTELVQPDGRSLPNLQNLHPLRSIHLPASE; from the coding sequence GTGAGGCCCGGCCTCGGCCTGTTGGCGCTGCCGCTTCTGGCATTGCTCGGCATCGGCCTCACCTTTCGGGCGTCGTTCCAGGATCCGGCAGATTTCACCTTCGTGAACGGTACGGAGCCGACCACGCTCGATCCGGGTCTGATGACCGGCGAGCCCGAAGGCCGGATTGCCAGCGCACTCTTCGAAGGCCTGACGATTCGCGATCCGGCGACCCTGCGCCCCGCGCCCGGTGTGGCCGAGCGTTGGGAGATCTCACCGGACGGCACGCGCTACGTGTTTCATCTTCGCCGGGACGCGCGCTGGACCGACGGTTTGCCGGTCACCGCTCACGATTTCGCCTACGCATGGCGTCGTCTGCAGCTTCCCGAGCACGGTGGGGAGTACGCGTACATCCTGCACGGCGTGCGTGGGGCGGAGGCGCTCAACCGGGACGAGGCCCGGGCCGAGGCGATTCGGGGCCCGATTCGTAGAGCTGTAGAGGATCTGGGGAACGGTTCCATCGATCCAAAGACGTGGCAGAAGCTTATCGCCGAACATGATCTGGTAACGACGGTGCGCGGCACCCCCGATCCGGTTCTTCGGGCCGGGCTCGATTCGCCGCCGGACGACCGGGCGAACTTCCTGGCGGCGCTTTCCGCCGAGGCGGATCGTCGCAGCGCCCGAGCCCTGCATGCAAGAGACCACTACGGTGTCGACCTCGGTGTGGTTGCCACCGACGACTACACGTTGGTCGTCGAATTGGTCGCGGCGATTCCCTATTTCCTTGAACTGACCGCCTTCTATCCCGCCTATCCCTTGCCGCGGCAGCTCCTGGAAGTTCCGGGCAACGAGCGGGATTGGTTCCTGCCCGAGAAGATCGTGTCGAATGGCCCCTTCGAGCTCGGAGCCTGGCGAATCGGCGACCGCATCCGTCTTCGCCGCAGCGACACCTACTGGAATCGGGAGAGCATTCCCTCGAGCACGATCGATGCGCTGCCTCTCGAGAACGTGACGACCGCGCTGAACCTCTACCTCTCCGGTGAGGTGGATTGGATTCCGCGCTACCCGACCGATCTGGTCGATGCGCTTAGCGAGCGCTCCGATCACTACGCCCATGCTGGTTTCATCACCTACTACTACCGGATCAACACCCGCCGCCCGCCGCTGAACGACGCACGGGTGCGGAAGGCCCTGGCCCTCGCCATCGACCGCGAGACGATCGTGCGTGAGGTCCTACGCCTCGGAGAAGTGCCGGCGCTGCATCTCGTGCCACCGGGAATCCCAGGCTACGCGCCTCCGCCGACCGCCTTGGGTCTCGACCCCGAGCGGGCCCGGGCGCTGTTGGCCGAGGCAGGCTTTCCCGACGGAAGAGGCTTCCCCGAAATCGGGATCCTCTACAACACCCTCGAGAGCCACAAGAAGATCGCCGAGCTGATCGCCGATCAGCTGGCCCGCCATTTGGGCATCACGATCAAGCCCTACAACCAGGAGTGGCAGTCCTACCTCGCCACGATGAGAGCGGGGGAGTACGACCTGGGCCGCGCTGGTTGGATCGGTGACTACCTCGATCCGAACACGTTTCTCGATCTGTGGGTGACGAACGGTGGCAACAACCAGACCGGTTGGAGCCATCCGGTCTACGACCGGTTGATCGCCGCAGCCGGGAATGTGGACGGCTACGCCCGGGAGCCGTTCATGGATGGATTGGCCGAGCCCGGAAAGGCGATGGCGCTGCTCGCGGCGGCGAACGAAGCGCCCGACACGGCCGGCCGGCGCGAGACCCTGGCCGCGCTGCGTCTGCAATTGTTGCGCGAAGCCGAGCGCATTCTGGTCGAGGAAGAACTTCCGATCCTGCCGATCTACTTCTACGTCGTGAACGGATTGGTGCGGCCCGAAGTGGAGGGCTTCTACACGGAACTCGTTCAACCGGATGGCCGGAGTCTGCCGAACCTGCAGAACCTCCACCCGCTGCGTTCCATTCACCTTCCGGCATCCGAATGA
- a CDS encoding DUF4325 domain-containing protein encodes MDLLREGPSSSTEVARQLGISRQAAHARLKALLDSGGIVREGAARATRYRLPGATSWEQHFPLEGLAEDRVFLWMAAEIESVGQLTGEPAGLVAYVVTELVNNAIDHSSGRHMRASAEQRGTLLAIDIEDDGVGAFSHVRDHLGLPSELAALQEISKGKTTTAPEKHTGEGIFFSSKAVDLFRLESGGLAWIVDNRRGDMAILEVDPPRHGTLVSVELDLAKTRSLSALFEEYTEDYEFAKTRTVVRLFAIGVRFVSRSEAKRLLHRLELFREVVLDFQGVEGIGQGFADEVFRVWGRAHPEVSLVPVNMNQAVEFLVERARKRAN; translated from the coding sequence TTGGACCTTCTTCGCGAGGGGCCCTCGAGCAGTACGGAGGTGGCCCGACAACTCGGGATCTCGCGACAGGCCGCCCACGCCCGCTTGAAGGCGCTGTTGGATTCCGGCGGAATCGTCCGAGAGGGTGCAGCCCGTGCGACACGCTATCGCCTGCCCGGAGCCACGAGCTGGGAACAGCACTTTCCGCTCGAAGGGCTCGCCGAGGATCGCGTCTTCCTGTGGATGGCGGCCGAGATCGAGTCGGTCGGGCAACTCACCGGGGAGCCCGCGGGCCTCGTCGCCTATGTCGTCACTGAACTGGTGAACAACGCGATCGACCACTCCTCGGGTCGTCACATGAGAGCCTCAGCCGAGCAAAGGGGAACGCTCCTCGCGATCGACATCGAGGACGATGGGGTCGGGGCCTTCAGCCACGTCCGAGACCACCTGGGTCTCCCCAGCGAGCTGGCTGCGCTCCAGGAAATCTCCAAAGGCAAGACGACGACCGCTCCCGAGAAGCACACCGGCGAGGGGATCTTCTTCTCCTCGAAGGCTGTCGACCTGTTCCGCTTGGAGAGCGGCGGGCTGGCCTGGATCGTCGACAACCGTCGAGGAGACATGGCCATCCTGGAAGTCGACCCACCAAGACACGGAACTCTCGTGTCCGTGGAGCTCGACCTCGCGAAGACCAGGTCCCTTTCGGCGCTCTTCGAGGAATACACGGAGGACTACGAGTTCGCAAAGACGCGCACCGTAGTCCGCCTCTTCGCGATCGGGGTCCGATTCGTTTCCCGCTCCGAGGCCAAACGGCTGCTGCATCGGCTCGAACTCTTTCGGGAAGTCGTGTTGGACTTCCAGGGAGTCGAGGGCATCGGGCAGGGTTTCGCCGACGAGGTGTTCCGGGTCTGGGGGAGAGCACATCCCGAGGTGTCACTCGTTCCGGTGAACATGAACCAGGCAGTGGAGTTCCTGGTGGAGCGGGCGAGGAAGCGGGCGAACTAG
- a CDS encoding ABC transporter permease: MIPSLLLLIGVTTWLMYMAPGNPFAQEKAIAPQVEAALRAQYGVPETPLAFFRVYMERLLVDGSLGPALKVQGRSVQDLLLPALPVSLGLGGLALFLAVAIGVVLGVSAGTRPNSWADHASMGLALVGISLPNFVIGAGLMILLALWLDWLPVAGWGGFRHVWMPALTLALPHAATIARLARTGTLEVMQEDWIRTARAKGLSEARVVSRHALRVAVLPVVSYLGPAAAGILTGSFVVETLFGIPGMGQWFVKGAINRDYGVVLGTALFYCGLITFFNLAVDLALAWLDPRAREAS, translated from the coding sequence ATGATCCCGTCGTTGCTCCTCTTGATCGGTGTCACGACCTGGCTGATGTACATGGCGCCGGGCAACCCCTTCGCCCAGGAAAAAGCCATCGCTCCCCAGGTCGAGGCCGCGTTGCGCGCCCAATACGGTGTGCCCGAAACACCGCTCGCATTCTTCAGGGTCTACATGGAGCGGCTGCTCGTCGATGGATCGCTTGGCCCGGCCCTGAAGGTGCAGGGGCGAAGCGTGCAGGACCTCCTGCTCCCGGCGCTGCCCGTCAGCCTCGGCCTCGGCGGCCTGGCGCTCTTCCTGGCCGTCGCGATTGGCGTCGTGCTCGGGGTGAGCGCGGGAACGCGCCCGAACTCCTGGGCGGACCACGCCAGCATGGGCCTGGCTCTGGTCGGCATCTCGCTTCCGAACTTCGTGATCGGTGCCGGACTGATGATCCTGCTGGCCCTCTGGTTGGATTGGCTTCCCGTCGCCGGCTGGGGTGGCTTTCGCCATGTGTGGATGCCGGCACTGACCCTGGCTTTGCCTCATGCCGCCACGATCGCGCGCCTGGCCCGCACGGGCACGCTCGAGGTGATGCAAGAGGATTGGATTCGCACGGCCCGGGCCAAGGGCCTGTCCGAGGCGCGCGTAGTCTCTCGGCATGCGTTGCGTGTGGCGGTGCTGCCGGTCGTTTCCTATCTGGGGCCTGCCGCCGCGGGAATCCTCACGGGATCTTTCGTCGTCGAGACCCTCTTCGGCATTCCGGGCATGGGCCAGTGGTTCGTGAAGGGCGCGATCAACCGGGATTACGGCGTCGTGCTCGGAACGGCGCTCTTCTACTGCGGCCTGATCACCTTTTTCAACCTGGCAGTCGATCTGGCGCTGGCGTGGCTCGACCCGAGAGCGCGAGAGGCATCATGA
- a CDS encoding ABC transporter permease, translating to MAETAGPWARAFRRLRRHRAAMVGAGILGAVFFACFVLPLLLGLDPKATAPELCHLPPSWSHWFGTDSLGRDQFARVLIGGRVSLLVGLAATAASVTLGVAYGAVAGFYGGRLDEAMMRIVDFFYGIPYMFLVILVMLMFSETARGEALPVFLALGLVQWLTMARIVRGQVLTLRDRDFVMAARVVGAGDARILMRHILPNVMGPVVVYATLTVPAVILLESFLSFLGLGVELSWGQLVAEGVAVVNPIESPWWLLAWPSAFLAATLLALNFLGDGLRDAFDPKSVST from the coding sequence ATGGCCGAGACCGCCGGGCCCTGGGCTCGCGCCTTCCGTCGGCTGCGGCGCCATCGCGCCGCGATGGTCGGTGCGGGGATTCTCGGGGCGGTCTTCTTTGCATGCTTCGTGCTGCCGTTGCTTCTCGGGCTCGATCCGAAGGCGACGGCGCCGGAGCTGTGCCATCTGCCCCCGTCCTGGAGCCATTGGTTCGGTACGGATTCGCTGGGTCGCGACCAATTCGCTCGGGTGTTGATCGGGGGCCGCGTGTCCTTGTTGGTCGGCCTCGCGGCGACGGCCGCATCCGTCACGCTGGGTGTCGCCTACGGCGCCGTCGCGGGTTTCTACGGCGGCCGGCTGGACGAGGCGATGATGCGCATCGTCGATTTCTTCTACGGCATCCCCTACATGTTCCTCGTCATCCTCGTGATGCTGATGTTCTCGGAGACCGCGCGCGGCGAGGCGCTGCCCGTCTTCCTGGCGCTCGGGCTGGTGCAATGGCTCACCATGGCGCGCATCGTGCGGGGCCAGGTGCTGACCTTGCGGGATCGGGATTTCGTGATGGCGGCCCGGGTGGTTGGTGCGGGCGACGCACGCATACTCATGCGCCACATCCTTCCCAACGTGATGGGCCCGGTGGTGGTCTACGCAACGCTCACCGTTCCCGCGGTGATCCTGCTCGAATCCTTCCTCTCGTTTCTGGGCCTGGGCGTGGAACTCTCCTGGGGCCAACTGGTCGCCGAAGGCGTGGCGGTCGTGAATCCGATCGAATCGCCGTGGTGGCTGCTGGCCTGGCCGTCGGCCTTCCTCGCGGCCACCCTGCTCGCGCTGAACTTTCTGGGCGATGGGCTGCGGGATGCCTTTGATCCGAAGTCGGTTTCTACTTAG
- a CDS encoding general secretion pathway protein GspE, which yields MKKIGEVLRAAGQISETQLRSALGEQARWGNRIGETLVQLGYLQEPELIRVLSERLGCQGIDLSGREIRPDVIALIPSEVAIKYACLPVVREAGTGNADVLYVAMEDPTNLTALDDVTFRTGCAVKPLLAGPVQLRRAISTCYESV from the coding sequence ATGAAGAAGATCGGAGAAGTCCTGCGTGCCGCAGGCCAGATCAGCGAGACCCAGCTCCGCTCCGCCCTCGGCGAGCAGGCACGTTGGGGGAATCGGATCGGCGAGACCCTGGTTCAGCTCGGCTACTTGCAAGAGCCCGAACTGATCCGCGTGCTTTCGGAGCGCCTGGGCTGCCAGGGGATCGATCTATCGGGCCGCGAGATCCGTCCGGACGTGATCGCGCTGATCCCCAGCGAAGTCGCGATCAAGTACGCCTGCCTGCCCGTGGTACGAGAGGCGGGAACGGGCAACGCCGACGTGCTCTACGTGGCGATGGAAGACCCCACGAACCTCACGGCTCTCGACGATGTGACGTTCCGTACGGGCTGCGCCGTGAAACCCCTGCTCGCCGGCCCGGTCCAGCTGCGCAGGGCGATCAGCACCTGCTACGAGAGTGTGTAG